The Lutibacter sp. Hel_I_33_5 genome has a window encoding:
- the sufC gene encoding Fe-S cluster assembly ATPase SufC, with product MLKIENLQAEIEEKSILKGLNLEVKAGEVHAIMGPNGAGKSTLANIIAGKEEYEVTGGSIELNGEDIGELAPEERAHNGVFLSFQYPVEIPGVSVTNFIKTAINETRKAKGLEDMPAKDMLKMIREKSELLEIDRKFLSRSLNEGFSGGEKKRNEIFQMAMLEPKLAILDETDSGLDIDALRIVANGVNKLKSKDNAVIVITHYQRLLEYIVPDYVHVLHDGKIVKSGDASLALELEAKGYDWIKEEVNS from the coding sequence ATGTTAAAAATAGAAAACCTACAGGCAGAAATAGAAGAAAAATCAATTTTAAAAGGATTGAATTTAGAAGTAAAAGCAGGTGAAGTACACGCAATCATGGGTCCAAATGGAGCTGGAAAAAGTACGTTAGCAAATATTATTGCTGGTAAAGAAGAATATGAAGTTACTGGTGGATCTATTGAATTAAATGGAGAAGATATTGGTGAATTAGCACCGGAAGAAAGAGCGCATAACGGTGTGTTTTTATCGTTTCAATATCCAGTAGAAATTCCTGGAGTTTCGGTAACAAATTTTATAAAAACTGCGATTAACGAAACAAGAAAAGCAAAAGGGTTAGAAGACATGCCTGCAAAGGACATGTTAAAAATGATTCGTGAGAAATCAGAATTATTAGAAATAGACCGTAAATTTTTATCACGTTCTTTAAACGAAGGTTTTTCTGGAGGTGAAAAGAAACGTAACGAGATTTTTCAAATGGCCATGTTAGAACCAAAATTAGCAATTTTAGATGAAACAGATTCTGGTTTAGATATCGATGCGTTAAGAATTGTTGCAAATGGTGTAAACAAGTTAAAATCTAAAGACAATGCTGTAATTGTTATTACACATTACCAACGTTTATTAGAATATATCGTTCCAGATTATGTACATGTTTTACACGATGGTAAAATTGTAAAATCT
- a CDS encoding N-acyl homoserine lactonase family protein, whose protein sequence is MKKIILLFLSLAIVSCKNTEKKEAKLVEKATVKLYQLVGGSILVKKLEAFSQDTTYTGQTKQFTDSYYVISHPKGNLMWDAGLPEQLVVPEPFHTQNGVFAVQRPDSLVNQLKTIGFKIKDFSHFALSHSHFDHTGHANYMKNATWLVQENEYNAVAGDSAKVKNPAVKKLEKIQKLNGDHDVFGDGTVVIKYMPGHTIGHQALYIEVSGVEKPILLTGDLYHFEENRATKGIPSFNYDVKQTLESMDKFEAFAKEKNAEVIIQHSPIAFKKLEEILKNK, encoded by the coding sequence ATGAAAAAAATTATCTTATTATTTTTAAGTTTAGCGATTGTTAGCTGTAAAAACACAGAAAAAAAAGAAGCTAAATTAGTTGAAAAAGCTACTGTAAAATTATATCAATTAGTTGGTGGTTCTATTTTAGTAAAAAAACTAGAAGCTTTTTCTCAAGACACAACATATACAGGTCAAACAAAACAATTTACAGACTCATATTATGTAATCTCTCATCCAAAAGGAAACTTAATGTGGGACGCAGGTCTGCCAGAACAATTAGTTGTTCCAGAACCATTTCATACTCAAAATGGAGTTTTTGCAGTACAAAGACCAGATTCCTTAGTAAATCAATTAAAAACAATTGGTTTTAAAATTAAAGATTTTAGTCATTTTGCATTATCACATTCTCATTTCGATCATACTGGGCATGCAAACTACATGAAAAATGCAACTTGGCTCGTTCAAGAAAACGAATATAATGCTGTTGCTGGTGATTCTGCAAAAGTGAAAAACCCAGCAGTAAAAAAGTTGGAAAAAATTCAGAAATTAAACGGAGATCATGATGTTTTTGGTGACGGAACAGTGGTCATTAAATACATGCCGGGTCATACCATTGGTCACCAAGCTTTATATATTGAAGTTTCTGGTGTAGAAAAACCAATTTTATTGACTGGAGATTTATATCATTTTGAAGAAAATAGAGCAACAAAAGGGATTCCATCATTTAATTATGATGTAAAACAAACATTGGAAAGTATGGATAAATTTGAGGCTTTTGCGAAAGAAAAAAACGCAGAAGTTATTATTCAACATTCTCCAATCGCCTTTAAAAAATTAGAAGAAATATTAAAAAACAAATAG
- the sufB gene encoding Fe-S cluster assembly protein SufB, translating into MSKYTEDDLAEELKTKEYEYGFYTDIESETFAKGLNEDVVRAISKKKNEPEWMTEWRLEAFRVWKQMEEPDWANVNYPKPNFQEIAYYSAPKQKPKLDSLDDVDPDLLETFKKLGISLDEQKRLANVAVDIVMDSVSVATTFKKTLGEKGIIFMPISEAIQEHPELVKKYLGTVVPTTDNFYAALNSAVFSDGSFCYIPKGIRCPMELSTYFRINEGGTGQFERTLVVADEGSYVSYLEGCTAPQRDENQLHAAVVELIAMDDAEIKYSTVQNWFPGDENGKGGVFNFVTKRGLCETNAKISWTQVETGSAVTWKYPSCILKGNNSVGEFYSIAVTNHYQQADTGTKMIHLGKNTKSTIISKGISAGKSQNSYRGLVQINSRAENARNFSQCDSLLMGNACGAHTFPYIEAKNKSAQIEHEATTSKIGEEQLFYCNQRGIDTEKAIALIVNGFSKEVLNKLPMEFAVEAQKLLEISLEGSVG; encoded by the coding sequence ATGTCAAAGTATACTGAAGACGATTTAGCAGAAGAATTAAAAACCAAAGAATACGAATATGGTTTTTATACAGATATAGAAAGTGAAACTTTTGCAAAAGGATTAAATGAAGATGTAGTTCGAGCAATTTCTAAAAAGAAAAACGAACCAGAATGGATGACCGAATGGAGATTAGAAGCGTTTAGAGTTTGGAAACAAATGGAAGAACCAGATTGGGCAAACGTGAACTATCCAAAACCTAATTTTCAAGAAATTGCTTATTATTCTGCACCAAAACAAAAACCTAAATTAGATAGTTTAGATGATGTTGATCCAGATTTATTAGAGACTTTTAAAAAGTTAGGTATTTCTTTAGATGAGCAAAAAAGATTAGCAAATGTTGCTGTTGATATTGTAATGGATTCTGTTTCTGTTGCAACTACTTTTAAGAAAACATTAGGTGAAAAGGGTATTATTTTTATGCCAATTTCAGAAGCAATTCAAGAACATCCAGAATTGGTAAAAAAATATTTAGGTACCGTTGTACCAACAACAGATAACTTTTATGCAGCGTTAAATTCGGCTGTTTTTTCTGATGGATCTTTCTGTTACATTCCAAAAGGAATTCGTTGTCCAATGGAATTATCAACCTATTTTAGAATTAACGAAGGTGGAACTGGTCAGTTTGAAAGAACATTAGTTGTTGCAGACGAAGGAAGTTATGTTTCTTATTTAGAAGGTTGTACAGCTCCGCAAAGAGATGAAAATCAATTACATGCCGCTGTTGTAGAATTAATTGCAATGGATGATGCAGAAATAAAATATTCTACCGTTCAAAACTGGTTTCCAGGAGATGAAAACGGAAAAGGTGGTGTTTTTAACTTTGTAACAAAAAGAGGTTTATGCGAAACAAATGCAAAAATTTCTTGGACACAAGTAGAAACAGGATCTGCTGTAACATGGAAATATCCAAGTTGTATTTTAAAAGGAAATAATTCTGTAGGTGAATTTTATTCGATTGCTGTAACTAACCATTATCAGCAAGCTGATACTGGAACTAAAATGATTCACTTAGGAAAAAACACAAAATCAACCATTATTTCTAAAGGAATATCTGCTGGAAAATCTCAAAACTCATATAGAGGATTGGTGCAAATAAATTCTAGAGCAGAAAACGCACGTAATTTTTCTCAGTGTGATTCTTTATTAATGGGTAATGCATGTGGAGCTCACACATTTCCTTATATAGAGGCAAAAAATAAATCGGCACAGATAGAACACGAAGCAACAACAAGTAAAATTGGTGAAGAACAATTATTTTACTGTAACCAACGTGGTATAGATACAGAGAAAGCGATTGCTTTAATTGTAAACGGATTTAGTAAAGAAGTATTAAATAAGTTGCCAATGGAGTTTGCTGTAGAAGCTCAAAAATTATTAGAAATTAGCTTAGAAGGTTCTGTAGGATAA
- a CDS encoding iron-sulfur cluster assembly accessory protein, whose product MIKVSNTAKKKVVELMTDDGFDASTDFVRVGVKSGGCSGLSYDLTFDKSTQENDKIFEENNVKLVVDKKSFLYLVGTTLEYSGGLNGKGFVFNNPNANRTCGCGESFSL is encoded by the coding sequence ATGATAAAAGTTTCAAACACAGCTAAAAAGAAAGTCGTAGAATTAATGACTGATGACGGTTTTGATGCAAGCACAGATTTTGTTCGTGTTGGTGTTAAAAGTGGCGGATGTAGTGGTTTATCTTACGATTTAACTTTTGATAAAAGTACTCAAGAAAACGATAAAATTTTCGAAGAAAATAACGTTAAACTCGTCGTTGATAAAAAGAGTTTTTTATACCTGGTAGGAACTACTTTAGAATATTCAGGTGGATTAAACGGAAAAGGATTTGTGTTTAACAATCCAAACGCAAATCGCACATGTGGTTGTGGAGAATCATTTTCACTTTAA
- a CDS encoding cytochrome-c peroxidase, translating into MNCASKEEEVYTPIPATLEIPKLFSDKLISPLIPSNNPLTQEGIALGKKLFFDKILSKNNTQSCASCHNPKKAFTDDTRFSDGVDGKFGKRNSMPLFNLAWNFDERFAWDGKELGLERQALEPVRNPIEMHSKWTNVVQKLQNHSEYPTLFLQAFATLTIDSLLVTKAIAQFERTLISGESKFDKHLRGETTLTPEEQNGFNVFMDEARGDCFHCHGSNNNPLWTDNKFHNNGLDATFTDLGLGAVTGDPNDNGKFKSPSLRNLEFTSPYMHDGRFTTLEEVINHYSEGLVNSTTIDPLMKKVANGGVKLSTQDKSDLKAFLLTLSDYDFINNPAFQE; encoded by the coding sequence ATGAATTGCGCATCAAAAGAAGAAGAAGTTTATACACCAATTCCTGCAACCTTAGAAATTCCAAAACTATTTTCAGATAAACTAATTTCGCCTTTAATTCCAAGTAATAATCCACTTACTCAAGAAGGAATTGCTTTAGGAAAGAAACTTTTTTTTGATAAAATATTATCAAAAAACAATACACAATCGTGTGCAAGTTGTCATAATCCTAAAAAAGCATTTACAGACGACACTAGATTTAGTGATGGTGTAGATGGAAAGTTTGGTAAAAGAAACTCAATGCCGCTTTTTAATTTAGCATGGAATTTTGACGAACGTTTTGCTTGGGACGGTAAAGAATTAGGTCTTGAAAGGCAAGCGTTAGAACCTGTTCGAAATCCGATAGAAATGCATAGTAAGTGGACGAATGTTGTTCAGAAACTTCAGAATCATTCCGAATATCCAACATTGTTTTTACAAGCATTTGCAACCTTAACAATAGATTCTTTATTGGTTACAAAAGCGATTGCACAATTTGAACGAACCTTAATTTCTGGAGAATCTAAATTTGATAAACATCTTCGTGGAGAAACTACACTAACCCCAGAAGAACAAAACGGATTTAACGTTTTTATGGATGAAGCTAGAGGAGATTGTTTTCATTGCCATGGAAGTAATAACAATCCTCTTTGGACAGATAACAAATTCCATAATAACGGATTAGATGCTACTTTTACCGATTTAGGTTTAGGAGCTGTAACTGGTGATCCAAATGATAATGGAAAATTTAAATCACCTTCGTTAAGAAACTTAGAATTTACTTCTCCGTATATGCACGATGGTCGATTTACAACTTTAGAAGAGGTCATTAATCATTATTCTGAAGGTCTAGTAAACTCAACAACCATAGATCCTTTAATGAAAAAAGTTGCTAATGGTGGGGTTAAATTATCAACTCAAGATAAGTCAGATTTAAAAGCATTTTTACTTACTCTTTCAGATTACGACTTTATTAATAATCCTGCATTTCAAGAATAA
- a CDS encoding MbnP family protein, protein MRNSILLFLILIITFNACSSDNDIPIINAKITLNFTHHWDETPVTNEDFNSIKFTTKNGEQLSIERLRYVISNVLLTDAKNNIDTLSNYHLINIGENSGLSYESPKTVHPGIYDLTFIFGFKDADNVDSAYKDLNTANFNVPAMLGGGYHFMQFDGKYKDTNIQDSNFNYHAIRAVDRTDPNNLKFQDTSIAVDLGEVIIDNNASIEIKMNIAEWFKNPNTWDLNVLNTVLMPNFDAQKMMSENGEGVFSLGEITQN, encoded by the coding sequence ATGAGAAATAGTATATTACTTTTTTTAATCCTAATTATTACTTTTAACGCTTGTAGTTCAGATAATGATATTCCAATAATTAATGCTAAAATCACATTAAACTTTACACATCATTGGGACGAAACACCAGTCACAAATGAAGATTTTAATAGTATAAAATTCACAACTAAAAACGGAGAACAGTTAAGTATAGAAAGATTACGTTATGTAATTTCTAATGTTCTATTAACTGATGCAAAAAACAATATCGATACTTTAAGTAACTATCATTTAATAAATATTGGTGAAAATTCTGGGTTATCTTATGAATCGCCAAAAACTGTACATCCTGGAATTTATGATTTGACTTTTATTTTTGGTTTTAAAGATGCAGATAATGTTGATAGTGCCTATAAAGATTTGAATACTGCTAATTTTAATGTTCCTGCAATGTTAGGTGGCGGATATCATTTTATGCAATTTGATGGAAAGTATAAAGACACAAACATTCAAGATTCAAACTTTAATTATCACGCTATAAGAGCAGTGGATAGAACAGATCCAAATAATCTTAAGTTTCAAGACACATCAATTGCTGTAGATCTTGGAGAGGTAATTATTGACAATAATGCAAGTATAGAAATTAAAATGAACATTGCAGAATGGTTTAAAAACCCAAATACGTGGGATTTAAATGTATTAAATACCGTTTTAATGCCAAATTTTGATGCTCAGAAAATGATGAGTGAAAATGGTGAAGGCGTTTTCTCTTTAGGAGAAATAACACAAAATTAA